GCGTTTACAAGATGAGAAAGACGGTAAAGTTGTTTTAGTAACAGCGATTAACCCAACTCCAGCAGGAGAAGGTAAATCAACAGTAACAGTTGGTTTAGGTCAAGCTTTTAATAAAATTGGTAAGAAAACAGTAATTGCACTTCGCGAACCATCTCTTGGACCAACAATGGGATTAAAAGGCGGAGCAGCAGGTGGCGGTTATTCTCAAGTAGTACCAATGGAAGATATTAACCTTCACTTTACTGGAGATATTCATGCGATTACAACTGCCAATAACGCATTAGCGGCGTTCATTGATAATCATATCCAACAAGGAAACACACTTGGAATTGATACGCGTAAAATCGTTTGGAAACGCTGTGTTGACTTAAATGATCGTGCCCTTCGTAACGTAGTAATTGGCCTTGGTGGACCGGTTCAAGGTGTGCCACGTGAAGACGGTTTTGATATTACAGTAGCATCTGAAATTATGGCCGTATTCTGCCTTGCAACAGATATTCAAGATTTAAAAGCTCGTCTATCTCGCATTGTTGTCGCTTATAATTTTTCAAATCAACCTGTAACAGTTAAAGATTTAGGCGTAGAAGGTGCGTTAACACTGCTATTAAAAGATGCATTAAAACCGAACTTAGTACAAACATTAGAAAATACACCAGCTATCATTCATGGCGGACCATTTGCGAATATCGCTCACGGTTGTAACAGTGTTATCGCTACGACGATGGCAGCAAAATTAGGTGATTATGTTATTACAGAAGCTGGATTCGGTGCAGATTTAGGTGCTGAGAAGTTTTTAGACATTAAAGCACGTGCAGCTGGTATTAAACCAGAAGCGGTAGTTATTGTTGCGACTATTCGTGCGCTTAAAATGCACGGTGGCGTGGCGAAAGATCAATTAAAAGAAGAAAATGTAGATGCGTTAGCAAAAGGAATGGAAAACTTACAGAAGCATGTTGAAACAATTCAAAGCTTCGGTGTTCCATTCGTAATTGCCATTAACAAATTCATTACTGATACAGATGCAGAAGTTACATACTTACAAGAATGGTGCAATGAGCGTGGCTATGCAGTATCCTTAACAGAAGTTTGGGAGAAAGGTGGCCAAGGCGGAGTTGACCTTGCTGAGAAAGTGTTAAAAGAAATTGAAAAAGGTGAAAACAACTACGCACCACTTTATGAATTAGAATTACCATTAGAAGAAAAGATTCGTACAATTGCTCAAAAAGTGTACGGCGCAAAAGATATTGAATTTGCTCCGAAAGCACGTAAGCAACTAGCTCAATATGAAGGAGAAGGTTGGAGTAACCTACCAATTTGTATGGCGAAAACACAATACTCTCTTTCTGATGATGCAACAAAATTAGGTCGCCCATCTGACTTTATCGTTACAATTCGTGAATTGAAACCATCTATCGGTGCAGGGTTTATCGTTGCGTTAACAGGAACAATGTTAACAATGCCTGGTCTTCCTAAACAGCCAGCTGCGCTTCAAATGGATGTAAATGAAGATGGAAAAGCAGTAGGTTTATTCTAAAAGGTTGTAATTCATCTCGTTTATCTGTAAACTATATATACATCAAGTGGCGCCTTTCCATAGAAAGGCGCCTGTTTTTTGGAGGAAATTATGTTTGATCCAACTGCTTTTGAAAATTTAAAGGTAATTGTGGAAGGAGCTGTCTATGATTTCGATTTACACGGTGATATTCTCGTAACAGATCGAAAAGATGTGATGGATCTTGCTTCATTAAGTCGTATGTATAGTATTTCATTTCAACTAACAGAAACATTTAAAACGCTGGTAGAGGCGACATTTTCACTATCTGTTGATGCGAAGAATTTATCAGGTGAAATATTAGAAGTACCTCAGTTTATACCAGGTTGTGAAATGAAGTTAGCGTTCTCGTTCGAAATGGAACAGCCAGAGATAGGATGTCAAGAAATTGAAGCTTTATTGCAATCTATTTGGGGAAAAGAGCGAATGATTACACAGAAAATTTCATACGAATATAATAAGCAAGCGATTTCATATCATAATAAGGTAGAGGTTCTATTTCAAAAAGCGATTACAGAAGACCATGTTGATGATTTAATAGCTGTTATTTCACACATGATAGAAACGGTGCGAACAATACAACATTTTCTTCAAAAATAGAGATAAAGGAGAAAAACAAATGATAAAAGATATGCAACCATTTTTACAACAAGCTTGGGAAAAGGCTGGTTTTAAAGAGTTTACTGAAATTCAAAAACAAGCGATTCCAACTATTTTAGAAGGACAAGACGTTATAGCTGAATCTCCAACTGGAACAGGAAAAACATTAGCGTACTTATTACCACTTTTACATAAAATTAATCCTGAAATTAAACAACCTCAAGTTGTAATTTTAGCGCCAACTCGTGAACTTGTTATGCAAATTCATGAAGAGGTTCAAAAGTTTACAGCAGGAACTGATATTTCAGGTGCGTCTTTAATTGGTGGTGCGGATATTAAGCGCCAAGTTGAAAAATTAAAGAAACATCCGAGAGTTATTGTCGGTTCACCAGGACGTATTTTAGAATTGATTCGTATGAAAAAATTAAAGATGCATGAAGTGAAAACGATTGTATTTGATGAGTTTGATCAAATTGTAAAACAAAAGATGATGGGTGCTGTACTTGATGTAATTAAATCAACGATGCGTGATCGTCAATTAGTATTCTGCTCGGCGACAATAACAAAAGCTGCAGAAGATGCGGCACGTGATTTGACAGTTGAACCACAATTAGTACGTGTAACACGCTCAGAGGCACAGAGCCTAGTTGAACATACGTATATCGTTTGTGAACGTCGTGAAAAAAATGATTATATTAGAAGAGTTATGCATATGGGAAATGTAAAAGCAGTTGCCTTCTTAAATGATCCATTCCGTTTAGATGAAATTACTCAGAAACTAAAATTCCGTAAAATGAAAGCAGCAGCACTTCATGCAGAGGCAAGCAAACAAGAGCGTGAAGTAACGATGCGCGCTTTCCGCAGCGGGAAATTAGAGATTCTACTTGCTACTGATATTGCAGCACGTGGATTAGATATCGATGATTTAACACACGTAATCCACTTAGAGTTACCAGACACAGTAGACCAATATATTCACCGCTCAGGACGTACTGGACGTATGGGCAAAGAAGGAACAGTCGTTTCGCTTGTAACAGAACAAGAAGAGCGTAAATTACTTCAATTTGCGAAAAAATTAGGTATCGTGTTTACGAAACAAGAAATGTTCAAAGGAACATTTGTAGAATCGAAACCACCAGCACCAAAGAAAAAGAAACCAGCTTTTACTGGTAAGAAAAAACCTAGATAAATGAATGGAAAGACGTAACTATGCGTAGTTACGTCTTTTTTGTTTATAAGTTATTAAATAGTAATTTCAAATATATGAACGATTCTATAGGGAATATCGATTTATCGACAAAACACGGCAATAGTGTTAGTTTCTAATTTTGTATGTGCATTGAATGAAATGAGTCAGTCGATAAATTTCGTGAAGAGATACATATAAAATAAAAGGGTTAATAAGAGCACCTATAGAAAGCTACATAGAATATAAAAACCATTAGGGGGAAATGAAATGATTCATAAAGTCGGACAAATTATGTTATATGTAAATAATCAAGATGAGGCAGTAAATTTTTGGACAGAAAAAGTAGGGTTTCATGTAATCGCAGAGGAAGATAACAATCAAGGAATGAGATGGATTGAAATCGCTCCAACTAATGATGCTGAGACGAGTATCATATTACATAATAAAGAGGTTATCTCCAAAATGAGCCCAGAATTGAATCTTGGTACACCATCGTTAATGTTTTTCTCGGAAAGTCTTGAACAACTATACAAAGATTTAACAAATAAAAATGTTACAGTTGGCGAAATGGTAACTATGCCTACTGGTAAAGTGTTTAACTTTGCTGATAGTGAAGGGAATTATTTTGCGGTAATGGAAAAAAAATAATTATATAGTTATGTAAAAATCCCCCTCGTATGTAATGAGGGGGATTAAATATTTGAAGTGAATTTTTCATTAGAGCGTTGCTCAATATAAAAAGCTCCTTTTTCAATAGCTGTCTCAATATAACCAACGATTTGATCAAATGAAAACACTTGTAAGTTTTCGTGCAAGTGTTGCT
This Bacillus mycoides DNA region includes the following protein-coding sequences:
- a CDS encoding VOC family protein, with product MIHKVGQIMLYVNNQDEAVNFWTEKVGFHVIAEEDNNQGMRWIEIAPTNDAETSIILHNKEVISKMSPELNLGTPSLMFFSESLEQLYKDLTNKNVTVGEMVTMPTGKVFNFADSEGNYFAVMEKK
- a CDS encoding formate--tetrahydrofolate ligase, which translates into the protein MTTTTTVKSDIEIAQEASMKKIQEIAANLNILEEELEPYGHYKGKLSLDIFKRLQDEKDGKVVLVTAINPTPAGEGKSTVTVGLGQAFNKIGKKTVIALREPSLGPTMGLKGGAAGGGYSQVVPMEDINLHFTGDIHAITTANNALAAFIDNHIQQGNTLGIDTRKIVWKRCVDLNDRALRNVVIGLGGPVQGVPREDGFDITVASEIMAVFCLATDIQDLKARLSRIVVAYNFSNQPVTVKDLGVEGALTLLLKDALKPNLVQTLENTPAIIHGGPFANIAHGCNSVIATTMAAKLGDYVITEAGFGADLGAEKFLDIKARAAGIKPEAVVIVATIRALKMHGGVAKDQLKEENVDALAKGMENLQKHVETIQSFGVPFVIAINKFITDTDAEVTYLQEWCNERGYAVSLTEVWEKGGQGGVDLAEKVLKEIEKGENNYAPLYELELPLEEKIRTIAQKVYGAKDIEFAPKARKQLAQYEGEGWSNLPICMAKTQYSLSDDATKLGRPSDFIVTIRELKPSIGAGFIVALTGTMLTMPGLPKQPAALQMDVNEDGKAVGLF
- a CDS encoding DEAD/DEAH box helicase, translating into MIKDMQPFLQQAWEKAGFKEFTEIQKQAIPTILEGQDVIAESPTGTGKTLAYLLPLLHKINPEIKQPQVVILAPTRELVMQIHEEVQKFTAGTDISGASLIGGADIKRQVEKLKKHPRVIVGSPGRILELIRMKKLKMHEVKTIVFDEFDQIVKQKMMGAVLDVIKSTMRDRQLVFCSATITKAAEDAARDLTVEPQLVRVTRSEAQSLVEHTYIVCERREKNDYIRRVMHMGNVKAVAFLNDPFRLDEITQKLKFRKMKAAALHAEASKQEREVTMRAFRSGKLEILLATDIAARGLDIDDLTHVIHLELPDTVDQYIHRSGRTGRMGKEGTVVSLVTEQEERKLLQFAKKLGIVFTKQEMFKGTFVESKPPAPKKKKPAFTGKKKPR